The following are encoded in a window of Kitasatospora fiedleri genomic DNA:
- a CDS encoding gamma-aminobutyraldehyde dehydrogenase encodes MDLTSFNEGAQHIAGRPARGSGGEPFAVVNPANGATVQQVELATAADVDTAVAAARAALPEWSGATPGARSEALNRLAGILAEHAEDFARVETAQTGKPIKLSTEFDVPGTIDNTAFFAGAARNLEGKAAGEYSGDHTSYVRREAIGVVGSIAPWNYPLQMAAWKILPAVAAGNTIVLKPAEITPLTSLMFARACTAAGIPDGVVNVVTGAGRTAGEHLIGHPDVAMVSFTGSTAVGKRVAEIATATVKRTHLELGGKAPFVVFDDADLDAAVHGAVAASLINSGQDCTAATRAYVQRPLYDAFVAGVAELYDGIRLGDPLNPQTDLGPLVSYAHRDRVAGFVERARSYATVVTGGPATGKGHDGTDLALGAYHRPTLITGAAQDSEVVQGEIFGPVLVVLPFDSDEEGLRLANDTPYGLAASAWTRDVHRSLRATREIAAGCVWVNDHIPIISEMPHGGYKASGYGKDMSQYSLDEYTQVKHVMFDTTAVARKDWHRTIFGDR; translated from the coding sequence ATGGACCTGACCAGCTTCAACGAGGGCGCGCAGCACATCGCGGGCCGCCCGGCCCGGGGCTCCGGCGGCGAGCCCTTCGCCGTGGTCAACCCCGCCAACGGCGCCACCGTCCAGCAGGTCGAACTCGCCACCGCCGCCGACGTCGACACCGCCGTCGCCGCCGCCCGCGCCGCCCTCCCCGAGTGGTCCGGCGCCACCCCCGGCGCCCGCTCCGAGGCGCTCAACCGCCTCGCCGGCATCCTGGCCGAGCACGCCGAGGACTTCGCCCGGGTCGAGACCGCGCAGACCGGCAAGCCGATCAAGCTCTCCACCGAGTTCGACGTCCCCGGCACGATCGACAACACTGCCTTCTTCGCCGGCGCCGCCCGCAACCTGGAGGGCAAGGCCGCCGGCGAGTACAGCGGCGACCACACCTCGTACGTACGCCGCGAGGCGATCGGCGTGGTCGGCAGCATCGCGCCCTGGAACTACCCGCTCCAGATGGCCGCCTGGAAGATCCTCCCGGCCGTCGCGGCCGGCAACACCATCGTCCTCAAGCCCGCCGAGATCACCCCGCTGACCTCGCTGATGTTCGCCCGCGCCTGCACCGCCGCCGGCATCCCCGACGGCGTCGTCAACGTCGTCACCGGCGCCGGACGCACCGCCGGCGAGCACCTGATCGGCCACCCCGACGTCGCGATGGTCTCCTTCACCGGCTCCACCGCCGTCGGCAAGCGGGTCGCCGAGATCGCCACCGCCACCGTCAAGCGCACCCACCTCGAACTCGGCGGCAAGGCCCCCTTCGTGGTCTTCGACGACGCCGACCTCGACGCCGCCGTGCACGGCGCCGTCGCCGCCTCCCTGATCAACAGCGGCCAGGACTGCACCGCCGCCACCCGCGCCTACGTCCAGCGCCCGCTCTACGACGCCTTCGTGGCCGGCGTCGCCGAGCTGTACGACGGCATCCGCCTCGGCGACCCGCTGAACCCGCAGACCGACCTGGGCCCGCTGGTCTCCTACGCCCACCGCGACCGGGTCGCCGGCTTCGTCGAGCGCGCCCGCTCCTACGCCACCGTCGTCACCGGCGGCCCCGCCACCGGCAAGGGCCACGACGGCACCGACCTCGCGCTCGGCGCCTACCACCGCCCCACCCTGATCACCGGCGCCGCCCAGGACAGCGAGGTCGTCCAGGGCGAGATCTTCGGCCCGGTCCTCGTCGTGCTGCCCTTCGACAGCGACGAGGAGGGACTGCGCCTGGCCAACGACACCCCCTACGGCCTGGCCGCCTCCGCCTGGACCCGCGACGTCCACCGCTCGCTGCGCGCCACCCGCGAGATCGCGGCCGGCTGCGTCTGGGTGAACGACCACATCCCGATCATCAGCGAGATGCCGCACGGCGGGTACAAGGCGTCCGGCTACGGCAAGGACATGTCGCAGTACTCGCTCGACGAGTACACCCAGGTCAAGCACGTCATGTTCGACACCACCGCGGTCGCCCGCAAGGACTGGCACCGGACGATCTTCGGCGACCGCTGA
- a CDS encoding CoA-acylating methylmalonate-semialdehyde dehydrogenase has protein sequence MSSKHITHWIGGQYVATAGTAPRRGDIHDPATGQVTGQVDFAEIAEVDQAVAAAAQAFTTWRQASIAKRTQVLFNFRELFNARKDELAAIIVSEHGKVHSDALGELARGQEVVEYACGIPQLIKGGFTEQASTGVDVYSIRQPLGPVAIISPFNFPAMVPMWFFPIAIAAGNTVILKPSEKDPSAANFIAELWKEAGLPDGVFNVVHGDKVSVDRLLEHPDVKSVSFVGSTPIARYVYENGTRYGKRVQALGGAKNHMLVLPDADLDLAADAAINAGFGAAGERCMAVSVLVAVDPIGDELVAKIKERMATLKVGPGCNGDSEMGPLVTGQHRDKVTSYVESGVADGAELAVDGRKHAIVAEDATGAPTADGFWLGPTLFDHVKPGMSVYNDEIFGPILSVVRVPSYDEGLELINANPYGNGTAIFTNDGGAARRFQNEVEVGMVGINVPIPVPVAYYSFGGWKASLFGDSHAYGADGVQFFTRGKAVTQRWLDPSHGGINLGFPTNN, from the coding sequence TTGAGCAGCAAGCACATCACCCACTGGATCGGCGGCCAGTACGTCGCCACCGCCGGAACCGCGCCCCGCCGCGGCGACATCCACGACCCGGCCACCGGCCAGGTCACCGGCCAGGTGGACTTCGCCGAGATCGCCGAGGTCGACCAGGCGGTCGCCGCTGCCGCCCAGGCGTTCACCACCTGGCGCCAGGCCTCCATCGCCAAGCGCACCCAGGTGCTGTTCAACTTCCGCGAGCTGTTCAACGCCCGCAAGGACGAACTCGCCGCGATCATCGTCTCCGAACACGGCAAGGTGCACTCCGACGCCCTCGGCGAGCTGGCCCGCGGCCAGGAGGTCGTCGAGTACGCCTGTGGCATCCCGCAGCTGATCAAGGGCGGCTTCACCGAGCAGGCCTCCACCGGCGTCGACGTCTACTCGATCCGCCAGCCGCTCGGCCCGGTCGCCATCATCTCGCCGTTCAACTTCCCGGCCATGGTGCCGATGTGGTTCTTCCCGATCGCGATCGCGGCCGGCAACACGGTCATCCTCAAGCCGTCCGAGAAGGACCCGTCCGCCGCCAACTTCATCGCCGAGCTGTGGAAGGAGGCCGGCCTCCCCGACGGCGTCTTCAACGTCGTCCACGGCGACAAGGTCTCCGTCGACCGCCTGCTGGAGCACCCCGACGTCAAGTCGGTCTCCTTCGTCGGCTCCACCCCCATCGCCCGCTACGTGTACGAGAACGGCACCCGCTACGGCAAGCGCGTGCAGGCCCTCGGCGGCGCCAAGAACCACATGCTGGTGCTCCCCGACGCCGACCTCGACCTGGCCGCCGACGCCGCCATCAACGCCGGCTTCGGCGCGGCCGGCGAGCGCTGCATGGCCGTCTCCGTCCTGGTCGCCGTCGACCCGATCGGCGACGAGCTGGTCGCCAAGATCAAGGAGCGGATGGCCACCCTCAAGGTCGGCCCCGGCTGCAACGGCGACTCCGAGATGGGCCCCCTGGTCACCGGCCAGCACCGCGACAAGGTCACCTCCTACGTCGAGTCCGGCGTCGCCGACGGCGCCGAGCTGGCCGTCGACGGCCGCAAGCACGCCATCGTCGCCGAGGACGCCACCGGCGCCCCCACCGCCGACGGCTTCTGGCTCGGCCCCACCCTGTTCGACCACGTCAAGCCGGGCATGTCCGTCTACAACGACGAGATCTTCGGCCCGATCCTCTCGGTCGTCCGGGTCCCCTCCTACGACGAGGGCCTGGAGCTCATCAACGCCAACCCGTACGGCAACGGCACCGCCATCTTCACCAACGACGGCGGCGCGGCCCGGCGCTTCCAGAACGAGGTCGAGGTCGGCATGGTCGGCATCAACGTGCCGATCCCCGTCCCCGTCGCCTACTACTCCTTCGGCGGTTGGAAGGCCTCGCTGTTCGGCGACTCCCACGCCTACGGCGCCGACGGCGTCCAGTTCTTCACCCGCGGCAAGGCCGTCACCCAGCGCTGGCTCGACCCCTCGCACGGCGGCATCAACCTGGGCTTCCCCACCAACAACTGA